The Castanea sativa cultivar Marrone di Chiusa Pesio chromosome 4, ASM4071231v1 sequence tactaattaacattattcattttgtatttagttgtttattatgtttttatgtaTCTTGAGGATGAAAGAAGTGAGCGTATTGTGGTTATTGTGTGTGAAGaaatagaaacaataaaaaaagagaggaaaattaatattttaatgaaatgtaatgtaaaataaataatctgatGATGAgtgttttgaaaagaaaatatgtaaaatagtaaaagtaggtttttatgctaaaatagacaaaaaattttgCATGAGCTGAGGTGAATGCTCTAAGaatgggaaaagaaaagtttACATTGAGAGtactatcaattatttgagtaatatcaattgtaactatatgataagttttaattattatgataatctcCTTACAAACTAGTTCATAGCTAAACTTTGGCCGAGAATATATTAGTAGCCATCTGTTTTAAGTTTAGGCTGATGTTGAATTCTAAAATCCAAACTTGACATCCAGAATTAAATTGGAGTCTTAAAAGGCTAACCATAAACAGCAGCTTGGCCCAACACACATGACTACTCTTCAGAAAAATAAAACGAATCAAATCTAGACGTAGTCGTTTTCACTTTTTAGGATTGTGGCCAACACTAACTCAATAATTGATTGTTTGTAAGAAGAAAATGTCGTTTTAGCCTTTTAGGTAATCTAACgaatgataattttattattatagagtTTAACGTATGGCGTCCGCTTCTAATGATTgtgttctttatcatcaaatcaagacactaatcaattttttgtatagacaaaaattaaattccaaatttcttattcaactatgagagactttaccaattaagttaACTAAAACCCACCAAATAAGTAATAATTGATGTCTACATTGACTCCGTGATTGACTctttgttagaaaaaataaaaagttggggtaacaaaacaaaagaaggtTGTTGCTTTTACATggccaaaagaaaatgaaaacaggCATGTTCTTCTCGGAAAATGTAAGGAACCACCCTTTTCTTGTTCTTATTTTATACCCAAGATTAACATACGGGATATTTtgctaaattaatattttgataaaaaataataatttagggtttcaattgtgTTGGATCTCCATTGATTCAATATTTTGGGGCATTCTTGAACTtggaaaaaatgcaaaacatgcacatttttttctttttaaaaaattagttatcaTTTTACATTCTTagcagattttttttaaaaaaattaaaaaatctggAGCCTTTTCTTACTTTAATAGAGGCCTTAaatcttcataaaaaaattggGACAAATTGGGGGCCTAACCTAGGGTTTAAGCCGGCGCTGCCCAAACCTGATATGATCCGTAACCTAATAAACCTGACTTAAATCCAACCTGACCTGACTTGTTTCTAGGTCTACTTCACATATTTGCTTGGTCATTTTTAAGCACTCAGACAATTATTGGATAATCTTATATCAGCTTAAATGACTAATTTGACTGAGCATTGTTTATTGACTTCTTTTTCAATGCGCTGAAGTTGCTACTAGTCTTTTGAAGGGGCATTGACTTCGGCTTCCATGCTCTTGACTTTCAACCACCGTTCTTTATGGTGCAtgacttgaaaaaaataagtgaggttacattcacaatatttttataatatttttacaactaaAATGACTTTTTTGTTCTAGTaataacaacctgtcacttagaatttattataaaactattgtgaacatatcattttttttgaaaaaatagactCAGCATTCACATTTTGTTTTTGACTTCTGACTCGGCAATTACTTTTTTACGTTCCTCCAAAAAAACAAAGGCTCAAATTTCAGCCATTTCTTCCGAACCACTTTTTCTTATATGTTCTTCGAGAATTAAATAATTAACGCGTGTTATCAATTTTCCAGTTTGAAATTTCTTGAAAATGATTGTTTCGATATTTCTCTATAACTAGTTACCTACAATGCTTTCTACCTCTTGAGTATTCTAGCTTACTAAACACTCAGAAGCAAATGGCTCATAGTGCCAAACTCGTCATAGCTCTACTTCACATATTTGCTTGGTCATTTCTGGACATTCTTGAAATAAGCAATGGCACAGATACTGATATCTACTGCTTGAGGAAGATTAAAGAGTCACTTGAAGACCCTTACAACTACTTCAAGTATTCATGGAATTTCAGCAACAACAGAGAAGGTTTCATCTGTAAATTTGTTGGGGTCGAATGCTGGGACTCTGACGAAAGCAAGGTACTAAATATCCGGCTGTCGAACATGGGGCTAAAGGGCCACTTTCCTCGGGAAATCGAGAACTGCACATCGATAATGGGTCTGGACCTGTCAGGTAATAAGCTTACAGGCACCATACCATCTGACATATCTTTGTTGCTCCAGAACGTGACCTCCCTTGATCTCTCATCCAACAATTTTTCTGGTGAAATCCCTAAGAGCATAGTGAATTGCGCCTATCTAAATGTCCTTCGACTTGACAACAACCAGCTAACGGGATTTATCCCTCCAGAAATTTACCAGCTTCATAGACTCAGCAATTTTAGTGTTGCTAACAATCTCTTATCAGGGCCAGTGTGTTCCCATCTTTCCATTCCTGCAGAGAGCGATGCAACTATTCTGAAACATTGTACCTTTCCTGCAGAGAGCTATGCGAATAATCTGGGACTTTGTGGGGCTCCGTTGGAACCTTGCAAACCTTCTCCTAAGAAGTTTATTGTTCTATTCAAAGAAGGATTTTTGGTAGGCTGGATTGTCGCTATGGTCACGGTGGGAGTTGTTATGTTTCGTAATACGGCAATATTGCTTGTGAAGAAGGCAATaaccaagaagaaaaagaaattaatgaaagCAGGAACCCGATGGTGTTCCACTGATGAAAGAAGCAAGAACATGATGGTAATCTCTTAGAGCCTGTTTGTTTCCATCTTCATGTTTCTTTTTGTCTAATACATGATTGCAATAgactattttcaaaagaaaaaatgacaaatatatTTGTCTCCTAATTACAATCCAAAACAATGTTAGAAATATCGAAGAAGCCCTCTTACACTGTCACAGAGCAAGCTTTACTTGCATATTCTAGATCCTTTCAATTCAACATTAAATGATCATCCTTACTCTCTGCTTCTCGCCCtttgaaaaattatgttatTAGAGCCCCTCTCACTTTTGGGTGCCATAGATATTTAGGGAAGAACCAAATACGAGAGGGGTGCCTCATGAGATGAGATTTATTACTTGTTTAATACTTGCAAAGAATGCTCCTCTCACATGGGCATAGACCCTGCAAGAATGGGACGCATCTGTATGTGAGAGGCGTATTGTATGCAACTGTTATACAATATACCACCTCCGTGAAATGATCTCCAATGAGATACTTTCTCCTCAATTTGTCATGAGTAGATAGTTTATACAACCACTTAAAAGAAACATCTGtgttaaattttgttatataaattCTGATTAGCACTAATGTAAAAATTGCAAATGATTTGATCCACAGATGTCTCAGATGGAGAGAATGGTTACTAGAATGAGCTTTGCAGAAATTAGTGAGGCGACAGGCTATTTCAACACAAACAATGTCATTGGAATAGGAAAGATTGGGATGATGTACAAGGCAGTGATTCCAAATTGCTGGTCTCTTGCAGTTAAGAGGCTAAATAATTGTCAATCATATGAGACACAATTCCTATCTGAGCTATCAGCTCTGGGTATATTGAGACATGATAACCTGGTTCCCCTTTTGGGATACTGCAGTGAACAAAATGTGAAACTTCTAGTGTACAAATATATGTTGCATGGCAACCTCTATGATTGGCTACATGTAGGAGAAGGAGAACTCCAGGATAAGATCTTGGAATGGCCTTTGAGGACTAAAATTGCGATTGGGATAGCAAGAGGCCTAGCATGGCTTCACCATAAGTATGACTTCCGAGTGGTCCATCTCAACTTGGGTTCAAACTCTATcttattagatatgaattttgagCCCAAGATATCAAATTTTTGGGGGGCAAAAATATCAAGTTCTGGAGGGTTAATGTTCAGGAATTCAAATGTCATCGACACAAGAAATAGTTCTTTTGTAGACAGTGGGGTATGGGAGTTGGGTTTTGTTAAAAAGGATGTCTATGACTTTGGAATTCTGCTTCTTGAGCTAATTACAAGAAAAGAGCCCACTGAAATTAATAGTTTTTCAAACGGTTTTAATGGGAGTTTGTTTGATTGGATAACTCACCTTTTGAGCAATTCATCTGATATTTACAGTGTTATTGATAATTCTCTGATTGGCAGAGGATTTGATGGTGAAATCTTTGAGTTACTTAGAATTACATGTACCTGTCTTAACCCCTTCCCTAGTCAAAGGCCAACAATGCTTGAATTGTACAATACAATAAGTACTTTTGGGGAGAGAGATGGCATCACAAATGACTCTGAGATATTAATGCAACCTGAAATTGCTATTGCAAGTAGTTCAATTGACATCGATACAGCAAGTACTTTTGGGGAGAGATATGGCATCAAAAATGACTCTGAGATATTGATGCAATCTGAAACTGCTATTGCAAGTAGctcaaatgaaattgttgagCTAGAAATTGCAGAGACCAATTGAAGCATGATATAAAAAGTGTAGCTTTCACATTTCAAAATATATGTAACATATTTGCTGTCCCAAACGTTATTTGGGTTACGTTTTcttattgtaatattttttctGCCCTTCACTGTCTTTTTGTTATCTTTATCCCACgaaataagaattaaaaaaatgcgtaaatgcacttttaatccCTACATTCTgacgttttttcattttagtccctacattttaattttaccacttttaatccCTAAACTAATTAACACGTGTTATTTTCGTCCTTTCTGTCGGTCAACCGACGGATATAGCTGAGGTGGTAGCCGAAGatattaaaatactattaaaaatgccacatcaacatctaattttttttaaaaaaaatttatcaattttaactaaataaaaatagaaaaaacagaactaaaaacaataagaacacaaaaacaaacccGGAAccaaatacaaactcaaatttaaaaacacaaagaagacaaaaacaaacaaaaatgattgCAGCTccccacaaacccaaaaaaatcatataaacccagaaatcaaacacaaaaaaatcataaaaagaatattgtaataaaacttGATTGCTCAACACAAACCCAGCTCAACCACAACCccagaaccaaacacaaacccagaataTTGTAATATTATAATCATTGGTCAACCACAAACCCAGCTCAATCCCTCTGTTTTGCCCTTTAACCTCCACATCTCATTTTTGTGGATCAAGCGCCGTTCAAGATGCTCTTAGCTTGTAGATCGGAGACTTCAGAAACCCCATCTCTTCCTCAATGAGATAGGAATCGATCACGAACAAGAAAACAAGTGGCGATTGCGACAACTGGTCGATTTGGTTGTCTTAGGAGTACTCGATGGTGGTGTAATGAGGGAAGTGGTTGCGCTGGAAGCAGAAAGGGCAGATCCAGATCTTGGCGGCGAAGTCAACAATGGCAAAGGGGTTGAGGATGGAGCGACATGTGCGACAGCGAAGAGGGGAGTAAGGGAGGACAGATGTCCCAGGAATCAAGATCGGGGTTGTACATCTCGATGGCTAAACGGTCCTCGATGTCGACGAGGTTGCCGATGAATCTGACACCGCCCAAAATAATGAAACTGGGTCGGTTGTGGTTGTGGCTAGAATAGAAGACTCCGAGGAGAGGGTTGAGGTGAGATTAGTGTAAAGGGGAAGTGGTGGAAATGTAGCGAGAGAGGACTGGGGAGAAGGAGAAGGTGGGTGCGGTGGTGAAGAGGAAGCCGGCGGCGGAAGTAGTGTTGTTGTTGGAGAAGGAAGTGTTGGAAGGGAGGCGGAACCAGAGGTTGGAGATGGGGTCGAAGGCGAAGGATTGGTGGTTCTTGGAGGAGGTGTTGTGGAGGCCGTAAGGGAAGAACCAtggatgaagagaagaggaagaagaagagaaggttGGGGAGGAGATGATGGAGTACCAGAGTTTGCAGACTGTGGAAGCACGGATCAGAGTTTGATTTCTaggtttatatgatttttttgggtttgtgcggAGCTGcaatcatttttgtttgtttttgtgtttttaaatttgagtttgtgtttggttctgaGTTGGTTCCgggtttgtttttgtgttcttattgtttttaattctgttttttttttattaagttaaaattgataaattattttttttttaaaaattagatgctAATGtggtatttttaataatattttaatgtctcCGGTTGCTACCTTAGCTATTTCCGTCGGTTAACTGACGGAAAGGAGGAAAATAATacacgttaattggtttagggactaaaagtgataaaattaaaatgtagggattaaaatgaaaaaatgtcaaaatgtggggactaaaagtgcatttatgccttaaaaaaaataaggattcTAGAGGTTTTGGAGCTGCTGCAGTGGGAAGGGGAAACCGGACATTTGTTGAGGTTACAAAGAGAGACTAGTTGTATAAATGTTTTTCAAGTAGACTATCGTAATTGGGTCTTCCAGTGAATTTTTTATGCAATTGGATACTGGAGTGGTTTTTCTTTGAAAGAATTCTTCATTGGTTTTCCATTTTCCAAAACGTTGTGCTTGGTTATTGTTTATTGCTTTGTGCACTGTgtacagcttttttttttttttttaatttatcttctAGTGTATGGAATTCCTAATAAATTTGTGTGATCTATCAATAAATCCgctatattattatttgaggtgaaaatagaattttccatttggtattaaataagATTTTTCAACATTATAAATCCCTTAAAGGATTTGAACATAAAGCCCCTTTTCAATAAAACTTAACTCTGCCTACGAAGTTCTGTAGATTAAAAACTTCGAGGATAAATACGAATAGgtacaaaagaaaacaattggTAGAGACATATCGTCCACCCAAATTGCACGAAACCAACCGTCCTTTCAGTGAATGCATTCACGCAATTATTGGACAAGCTCATAGAAATTTCGTTTAAATGCATTAATTTGACAGCATTGTTTATTGACTTCGTGTTCCATGCTCTGGGGTCTCAACTAGCGTTTTTGACGGTGCAATGACTTGTAAAATTAGACTCGGCAACCACTTTTGGAAAATTACTTAATCTAGTAGTTTTGACTAggcttcaatttttatatattctttgaaG is a genomic window containing:
- the LOC142632229 gene encoding putative inactive receptor kinase At1g27190, giving the protein MAHSAKLVIALLHIFAWSFLDILEISNGTDTDIYCLRKIKESLEDPYNYFKYSWNFSNNREGFICKFVGVECWDSDESKVLNIRLSNMGLKGHFPREIENCTSIMGLDLSGNKLTGTIPSDISLLLQNVTSLDLSSNNFSGEIPKSIVNCAYLNVLRLDNNQLTGFIPPEIYQLHRLSNFSVANNLLSGPVCSHLSIPAESDATILKHCTFPAESYANNLGLCGAPLEPCKPSPKKFIVLFKEGFLVGWIVAMVTVGVVMFRNTAILLVKKAITKKKKKLMKAGTRWCSTDERSKNMMMERMVTRMSFAEISEATGYFNTNNVIGIGKIGMMYKAVIPNCWSLAVKRLNNCQSYETQFLSELSALGILRHDNLVPLLGYCSEQNVKLLVYKYMLHGNLYDWLHVGEGELQDKILEWPLRTKIAIGIARGLAWLHHKYDFRVVHLNLGSNSILLDMNFEPKISNFWGAKISSSGGLMFRNSNVIDTRNSSFVDSGVWELGFVKKDVYDFGILLLELITRKEPTEINSFSNGFNGSLFDWITHLLSNSSDIYSVIDNSLIGRGFDGEIFELLRITCTCLNPFPSQRPTMLELYNTISTFGERDGITNDSEILMQPEIAIASSSIDIDTASTFGERYGIKNDSEILMQSETAIASSSNEIVELEIAETN